A genome region from Hymenobacter chitinivorans DSM 11115 includes the following:
- the rnr gene encoding ribonuclease R: protein MKKKEESEAPRASAKASRAPKAAPAPVTKSLVYRIFADNPGKVFSYRQLSRRLGVTTKEQREDVFIHLKTLRNSGQLTHLQNDDYRLSDPEAQKVQPLASERQDHGKNFVKGGRPVEAEFGNDPIVRRRRTQGFDEPGDGQPTAKPQYRERGQEGPDTITGTVALATSQYAFVISEESETDVRVFTDRLKFAMQGDTVRIRLRGQRDGRPVGDVVEVVNRVKTEIVGQLKVQGGFGFVSPDHRKLYFDVFVPFEALHGANDGEKVLVNITEWPEDSTRHPVGEIVRSFGPAGQNEAEINAIMAEFGLPFEFPADVEEESEAIPDQIPQEEIAKRRDFRPITTFTIDPADAKDFDDALSVQKLENGHWEVGVHIADVTHYVTPGTMLEKEAKHRATSVYLVDRVIPMLPERLSNGVCSLRPHEDKLTFSAVFELDEKGKLYDSWFGKTIIHSDRRFSYEEAQERIESKEGDYAEEINLLNDMAKKICAERFRKGAISFETQEVKFRLDENGKPLGVYVKERKDAHKMIEEFMLMANRKVAEFVYKLKKTKPRFTMVYRVHDAPDADRLQNFALFAQKFGHTLDLTNPKKLSTELNDLSTEVIGRPEQNVIQTLAVRTMSKAKYTTEPMGHFGLAFEHYSHFTSPIRRYPDMMAHRLLEHYLQGGKNVKVEPVEEECKHSSEREKLAANAERASIKYKQVEFMADVIGEQFKGVVSGLTEWGLYVEIEENKCEGMIRLSDLPGDFYELDKDNYRLIGQRNKKIIQFGDEIQVVVKAANLLDRTIDFEVVDNRPDYEKSREKEERRNSRGGDRSDRNRGPRNEKPGGGRGPGGKGGGGRSGGGDKRRR, encoded by the coding sequence ATGAAGAAAAAAGAAGAATCCGAGGCTCCCCGCGCTTCCGCGAAAGCCTCCCGCGCGCCCAAAGCCGCGCCTGCCCCAGTAACGAAAAGCCTGGTGTACCGCATTTTTGCCGACAACCCCGGCAAAGTATTTTCCTACCGCCAACTTTCCCGCCGCCTCGGCGTGACCACCAAGGAGCAGCGCGAAGACGTGTTCATTCACCTCAAAACCCTGCGCAACTCCGGCCAGCTAACCCACCTCCAAAACGACGACTACCGTCTCTCCGACCCCGAAGCCCAGAAGGTGCAGCCCCTGGCAAGTGAGCGGCAGGACCACGGCAAGAACTTCGTGAAAGGTGGCCGCCCCGTGGAAGCCGAATTTGGCAACGACCCCATCGTGCGCCGCCGCCGCACCCAGGGCTTCGACGAGCCCGGCGACGGCCAGCCGACGGCTAAACCACAATACCGGGAGCGGGGCCAAGAAGGTCCCGATACCATCACCGGCACCGTGGCCCTGGCTACGAGTCAGTACGCCTTCGTCATCTCGGAAGAAAGTGAAACCGACGTGCGCGTCTTTACCGACCGGCTGAAGTTTGCCATGCAGGGCGACACGGTCCGTATCCGCCTGCGCGGGCAGCGCGACGGCCGCCCCGTGGGCGACGTGGTGGAAGTAGTGAATCGGGTGAAAACTGAAATCGTGGGCCAGCTCAAAGTGCAGGGCGGCTTCGGCTTCGTCTCCCCCGACCACCGCAAGCTGTACTTCGACGTGTTCGTGCCTTTCGAGGCCCTGCACGGCGCCAACGACGGCGAGAAGGTACTGGTCAATATCACCGAGTGGCCTGAGGATAGCACCCGCCACCCCGTGGGCGAAATTGTGCGCAGCTTCGGCCCGGCCGGTCAGAACGAGGCCGAGATTAACGCCATCATGGCCGAGTTCGGCTTGCCCTTCGAATTCCCCGCCGACGTGGAGGAAGAGTCCGAAGCCATTCCCGACCAGATTCCCCAGGAGGAAATTGCCAAGCGCCGCGACTTCCGCCCCATTACCACCTTCACCATCGACCCCGCCGACGCTAAGGACTTCGATGACGCGCTGAGCGTGCAGAAGCTGGAGAACGGGCACTGGGAAGTCGGCGTCCATATTGCCGACGTGACCCATTACGTGACGCCCGGTACCATGCTGGAGAAGGAAGCCAAGCACCGCGCCACTTCCGTCTACCTCGTCGACCGGGTGATTCCGATGCTGCCTGAGCGCCTCTCCAACGGCGTCTGCTCGCTGCGGCCCCACGAGGATAAGCTGACTTTTTCGGCCGTGTTTGAGCTCGACGAGAAGGGCAAGCTCTACGACTCGTGGTTTGGCAAAACCATCATTCACTCCGACCGCCGCTTCAGCTACGAGGAGGCTCAGGAGCGAATCGAAAGCAAGGAAGGCGACTATGCCGAGGAGATAAATCTGCTCAACGACATGGCCAAGAAGATCTGCGCCGAGCGGTTCCGCAAGGGCGCCATCAGCTTCGAAACTCAGGAAGTGAAGTTCCGCCTCGACGAGAACGGCAAGCCCCTGGGCGTGTACGTGAAGGAGCGCAAGGACGCCCACAAGATGATTGAGGAGTTCATGCTCATGGCCAACCGCAAAGTGGCCGAGTTCGTCTACAAGCTCAAGAAGACCAAGCCGCGCTTCACGATGGTGTACCGGGTGCACGACGCCCCCGACGCCGACCGCCTCCAGAACTTCGCCCTCTTCGCCCAGAAGTTTGGCCACACTCTGGACCTGACCAACCCGAAAAAGCTCAGCACCGAGCTCAACGATTTGTCGACGGAAGTCATTGGCCGCCCCGAGCAGAACGTCATCCAGACCCTGGCCGTGCGCACCATGTCCAAGGCCAAGTATACCACCGAGCCCATGGGGCACTTTGGTCTGGCTTTCGAGCACTACTCGCACTTTACCTCGCCCATCCGCCGCTACCCCGACATGATGGCCCACCGCCTGCTGGAGCACTACCTGCAGGGTGGTAAAAACGTGAAGGTGGAGCCCGTGGAAGAAGAGTGCAAGCATTCCTCCGAGCGCGAGAAGCTGGCCGCCAATGCCGAGCGCGCCAGCATCAAGTACAAGCAGGTCGAGTTCATGGCCGACGTCATCGGCGAGCAGTTCAAGGGCGTCGTCTCGGGCCTCACCGAGTGGGGACTCTATGTGGAAATCGAGGAGAACAAGTGCGAAGGCATGATCCGCCTGAGCGATTTGCCCGGCGACTTCTACGAGCTCGACAAGGATAACTACCGCCTCATCGGGCAGCGCAACAAGAAGATCATCCAGTTCGGCGACGAGATTCAGGTAGTGGTGAAAGCCGCCAACCTGCTCGACCGCACCATTGACTTCGAAGTGGTGGACAACCGCCCCGACTACGAGAAAAGCCGGGAAAAGGAAGAGCGCCGCAACAGCCGCGGCGGCGACCGTTCCGACCGCAACCGGGGCCCCCGCAATGAGAAGCCAGGTGGTGGCCGCGGCCCCGGTGGCAAGGGCGGCGGAGGCCGCAGCGGCGGGGGCGATAAGCGCCGCCGCTAA
- a CDS encoding TonB family protein produces the protein MPSFPGGQYGYQSYVRKNLKRPDGPKEAGKVWVTFTVLKSGAVKGAHVAPGKGIDAAYDATAVELISKAPLFTPGKREGKVDDIEVHYPVEFR, from the coding sequence ATGCCGTCTTTTCCGGGTGGGCAGTATGGCTACCAGAGCTACGTCCGCAAGAACCTAAAGCGGCCCGACGGTCCTAAAGAAGCGGGGAAAGTTTGGGTCACATTCACGGTGTTGAAGTCGGGGGCGGTAAAGGGTGCGCACGTAGCTCCGGGTAAAGGAATCGACGCGGCTTACGATGCAACAGCGGTGGAGCTGATCAGCAAAGCGCCATTGTTTACGCCGGGTAAGCGCGAAGGCAAGGTCGATGACATTGAAGTCCATTACCCGGTAGAGTTTCGCTGA
- a CDS encoding polyprenyl synthetase family protein, which yields MDLSYFSNKITAALALQRYGEAPETLYEPIRYIMALGGKRIRPLLTLLGAHLFTDDLDPIIKPALGTEVFHNFTLLHDDIMDQAPLRRGQPTVHEKWNSTVAILSGDVMLVRAYELFLDVKPELLAPVLRRFSQTAAEVCEGQQWDMNFETESTVSIAQYLDMIRLKTAVLLGFCLELGALLAGASLEAADHLRQFGTDIGLAFQLRDDLLDVYGDAATFGKRVGGDIVSDKKTFLLLTAQAQANAEQSALLARHIGQPVTDAEAKVRAVRAVYDELGIRAQTETLINQYFQEALHHLDRVTVPAERKEPLRGVALQLLERES from the coding sequence GTGGACCTTTCCTATTTCTCCAATAAAATCACCGCCGCCCTAGCGCTGCAGCGCTATGGCGAGGCCCCCGAAACCCTCTACGAGCCCATCCGCTACATCATGGCTCTGGGCGGCAAGCGCATTCGGCCCCTGCTTACGCTGCTGGGCGCCCACCTCTTCACCGACGACCTGGACCCCATCATCAAGCCGGCCCTGGGCACCGAGGTCTTTCACAACTTTACCCTGCTCCACGACGACATCATGGACCAGGCGCCGCTGCGCCGCGGCCAGCCCACGGTGCACGAAAAATGGAATTCGACGGTGGCCATTCTCAGCGGCGACGTCATGCTGGTGCGGGCCTATGAGCTGTTTCTCGATGTGAAGCCCGAACTGCTGGCCCCGGTACTGCGCCGCTTCAGCCAAACGGCCGCCGAGGTCTGCGAAGGCCAGCAGTGGGACATGAACTTCGAAACCGAGTCCACCGTCAGCATCGCGCAGTACCTGGATATGATTCGGCTCAAGACGGCCGTGCTGCTGGGCTTCTGCCTGGAGCTGGGGGCCCTGCTGGCCGGCGCGTCCCTGGAAGCTGCCGACCACCTGCGCCAGTTCGGCACCGATATCGGCCTGGCCTTTCAACTGCGCGACGACCTGCTCGACGTGTACGGCGACGCGGCGACCTTCGGCAAGCGCGTCGGCGGCGACATCGTTTCGGACAAGAAAACCTTTTTGCTGCTCACCGCTCAGGCCCAGGCTAACGCCGAGCAAAGCGCCCTGCTCGCCCGGCACATCGGCCAGCCCGTCACGGATGCCGAAGCCAAAGTGCGGGCCGTGCGGGCCGTGTACGACGAGCTGGGTATCCGGGCCCAAACCGAAACCCTCATCAACCAGTACTTCCAGGAAGCCCTGCACCACCTCGACCGGGTGACCGTGCCCGCCGAGCGGAAAGAGCCGCTGCGTGGCGTGGCGTTGCAGCTGCTGGAGCGGGAAAGCTAG
- a CDS encoding rhomboid family intramembrane serine protease, producing MLTLEAPIVLLLLTAGISIYAWSNQDFMDSWILNPVEMNRRGEWYRLLTSGFLHADWMHLIFNMLAFYSFGRMVQDILVMASGTTVGLLQFLGLYLGGIIVSDLPTYFRHRTDPHYRSLGASGGVAAVIFASILFNPVGADGEGIRIFPIPIPIKPFIFGFLYLGYSYYMGRRRGDNINHDAHFYGALYGIILTLIYIPRVGIHFWSEIQRFIF from the coding sequence ATGCTCACTCTCGAAGCCCCCATCGTGCTGCTTCTGCTCACGGCTGGCATCTCCATCTACGCCTGGTCCAACCAGGATTTCATGGACAGCTGGATTCTGAACCCGGTCGAAATGAACCGGCGCGGCGAATGGTACCGCCTGCTCACCTCCGGCTTTCTGCACGCCGACTGGATGCACCTTATCTTCAACATGCTGGCCTTTTACTCCTTCGGCCGAATGGTGCAGGATATCCTGGTTATGGCCAGCGGCACCACCGTGGGCCTGCTGCAGTTTCTGGGGCTGTACCTGGGCGGCATCATCGTCTCCGATCTGCCCACCTACTTCCGCCACCGCACCGACCCTCACTACCGCAGCCTGGGCGCTTCGGGTGGGGTAGCGGCCGTCATCTTCGCCAGTATTCTGTTCAACCCCGTGGGAGCTGATGGGGAAGGCATCCGAATCTTCCCGATTCCGATTCCCATCAAGCCTTTCATCTTCGGCTTCCTGTACCTGGGCTACTCCTACTACATGGGCCGCCGCCGCGGCGACAATATCAACCACGATGCCCACTTCTACGGCGCGCTCTACGGTATCATCCTGACACTCATCTATATACCCCGGGTAGGCATCCATTTCTGGAGCGAAATACAGCGCTTTATATTTTAA
- a CDS encoding PLD nuclease N-terminal domain-containing protein, with protein MNKIAALANRLPVTALLLTALTLTTTACSRFNNNGSLSIWGIAILVLDVLALIDVFRQPWTIGKKILWVAIIWFLPVLGLILYYLLSGRGKSNLA; from the coding sequence ATGAATAAGATTGCTGCCCTCGCCAACCGTTTGCCGGTTACGGCCCTTCTGCTTACCGCACTCACGCTGACTACCACTGCCTGCAGCCGTTTCAACAACAACGGCAGCCTGTCGATCTGGGGCATTGCGATTCTTGTTCTCGACGTACTGGCCTTGATTGACGTGTTCCGCCAGCCCTGGACTATTGGCAAGAAAATTCTCTGGGTCGCCATCATCTGGTTCCTGCCGGTGCTGGGCCTGATCTTGTACTACCTGCTCTCGGGCCGCGGCAAATCCAACTTGGCCTAG
- a CDS encoding DUF2939 domain-containing protein, whose product MKKIVLLLLLAALGVGGYLYYRSLTTGPEYSLMQAAKATQDHDMAAFERYVDVNSVTGSLVDQVTSQSSALGLLNPGSFAFKGALRLLKPQLAKAAHKEVQNYVESGSLEAAAAAQPDRLVKVSLAGLASKVVSNDSQFKDIKYVNEQGDKALVGIEITQPKYDTTMVIEVKMQDKGDYWQVKEITNTGELLKHVARLEKDRLLKRD is encoded by the coding sequence ATGAAAAAGATTGTTTTGCTGTTGCTGCTGGCAGCACTCGGGGTAGGTGGCTATCTGTACTACCGCAGCCTGACCACGGGCCCCGAATACTCCCTGATGCAGGCGGCCAAGGCCACCCAGGACCACGACATGGCTGCTTTTGAGCGCTACGTGGATGTGAACAGCGTGACTGGGAGCTTAGTGGATCAGGTGACCAGCCAAAGCTCGGCACTGGGCTTGCTGAACCCCGGCTCGTTTGCCTTCAAAGGCGCCCTGCGGCTGCTGAAGCCCCAGCTGGCAAAAGCCGCTCATAAGGAAGTGCAGAACTACGTGGAGTCGGGCTCCCTGGAGGCCGCCGCTGCCGCTCAGCCCGACCGCCTGGTGAAGGTGTCGCTGGCCGGGCTGGCCAGCAAAGTGGTAAGCAATGACAGCCAGTTCAAGGACATTAAGTACGTAAACGAGCAGGGCGACAAGGCTCTGGTCGGCATCGAGATTACCCAGCCGAAGTACGACACGACGATGGTTATCGAGGTGAAGATGCAGGACAAGGGCGACTATTGGCAGGTGAAGGAAATCACGAACACTGGCGAGCTGCTCAAACACGTGGCGCGCCTGGAGAAAGACCGGCTGCTGAAGCGTGACTAA
- a CDS encoding glycerophosphodiester phosphodiesterase family protein → MSTAVAHSNLPRPEIHGHRGCRGLWPENTLPAFVHAVALGVDVLELDVVISADNQVVVSHEPWFSAAICRLPNGALIDPAQELRHNLYQLTYAEIRQYDCGLTQHPRFPEQQPTPAYKPLLRDVIRRVEAQAKELGRRALRYSVEIKTEPDGDNLFHPAPPEFVALVVAALGEEGVLERTTLLSFDKRILQQARLLIPKGPLCLLVEDGQSLAHHLAELGFVPAVFGPDYTLLTPSLLHEVQALGLRLVPWTVNDVAAMQQLVTLGVQGITTDYPNRLRDVLNGQQ, encoded by the coding sequence ATGAGCACTGCTGTGGCACATTCTAACCTACCACGACCCGAAATTCACGGGCACCGGGGATGCCGGGGCCTGTGGCCGGAGAATACGCTGCCGGCCTTCGTGCATGCCGTAGCTCTCGGCGTGGATGTATTGGAGCTTGACGTCGTCATTTCGGCCGATAACCAGGTCGTCGTGTCCCATGAGCCATGGTTTTCGGCCGCTATTTGCCGCCTGCCTAACGGTGCTCTGATTGATCCTGCTCAGGAGCTACGGCATAATCTCTACCAGCTTACCTACGCCGAAATCCGGCAGTACGACTGCGGCCTGACCCAGCATCCGCGCTTCCCGGAACAGCAACCAACGCCGGCTTACAAACCCCTGCTACGGGACGTAATCCGGCGGGTGGAAGCGCAGGCTAAGGAGCTCGGCCGGCGTGCCCTACGGTATAGTGTCGAGATAAAAACCGAGCCGGATGGTGACAATCTGTTTCATCCCGCGCCTCCTGAATTCGTGGCGTTAGTAGTCGCTGCGCTAGGAGAGGAGGGAGTTCTGGAGCGGACTACGCTGCTCTCCTTCGACAAGCGAATTCTGCAGCAAGCCCGGCTACTAATTCCTAAAGGGCCGCTGTGCTTGCTGGTAGAAGACGGACAGTCATTGGCTCATCATCTCGCAGAGCTGGGCTTTGTGCCGGCCGTCTTCGGCCCCGATTATACCCTGCTTACTCCAAGCTTGCTCCACGAAGTACAAGCCCTTGGCCTGCGCCTAGTACCCTGGACGGTAAACGATGTAGCCGCCATGCAGCAGCTCGTTACGCTCGGTGTCCAAGGCATCACCACCGATTATCCCAACCGACTTCGAGACGTCCTGAACGGGCAGCAATAA
- a CDS encoding helix-turn-helix domain-containing protein, which produces MPHQGEILQEAIKNSGISITRIVEELGITRPTIYRKFKEDNLDYAFVKRVGEIIGHDFSNDFTSLQQAVLPFATSTVTNTNNVTVTPRSNVLQTADSDPVKQLMALQTKYIALLEAYNELLMKVYGPK; this is translated from the coding sequence ATGCCACACCAAGGCGAAATCCTGCAGGAAGCCATCAAAAACAGCGGTATTTCTATTACCCGTATTGTGGAGGAACTGGGTATTACGCGTCCAACTATATATCGTAAATTCAAAGAGGATAACTTGGATTACGCTTTTGTAAAGCGAGTAGGCGAAATAATCGGACACGACTTTTCAAATGATTTTACTTCGTTACAACAAGCTGTACTGCCTTTCGCAACATCTACTGTAACGAACACGAACAATGTAACTGTAACACCGCGTTCTAATGTGTTACAAACGGCTGATTCTGATCCTGTAAAGCAGCTTATGGCGTTACAAACGAAGTATATAGCTCTCCTAGAAGCCTACAATGAGCTGCTTATGAAGGTGTACGGTCCTAAATGA
- a CDS encoding acyl-CoA thioesterase: MSQIALPEFRPVSYSRVTLTELMIPSYANFGGKIHGGILLSLMDKVAYAAASKHAGNYCVTVSVDGVNFLQPVEVGELVSLLASVNYVGRTSLLVGIKVIAEDVRSGSVKHTNTSYFTMVAKDDTGRPTTVPGLSLETPEDSRRFLEAIKRREFRERNKAEFDNALSALAVHQEMYLLQQERCQIVY, from the coding sequence ATGTCCCAAATTGCATTACCTGAGTTCCGCCCCGTGTCGTATTCCCGCGTCACGCTTACCGAATTAATGATTCCCTCCTACGCCAACTTCGGGGGCAAGATCCACGGCGGCATCCTGCTATCCTTAATGGATAAGGTGGCTTATGCGGCGGCCTCCAAACACGCCGGCAACTACTGCGTGACCGTGAGTGTGGACGGCGTGAACTTCCTGCAGCCAGTCGAGGTGGGCGAGCTGGTATCGTTGCTGGCCTCGGTCAACTATGTGGGTCGGACTTCCCTCCTGGTCGGCATTAAGGTAATTGCCGAGGACGTGCGCAGTGGCTCCGTCAAACATACCAACACCTCCTACTTCACCATGGTAGCCAAGGACGATACGGGCCGCCCCACCACGGTACCCGGACTCAGTCTGGAAACGCCCGAGGACAGTCGGCGCTTCCTTGAGGCTATCAAGAGACGAGAGTTTCGGGAGCGAAACAAAGCCGAGTTCGACAATGCCTTGTCGGCGTTGGCCGTGCACCAGGAGATGTATCTACTCCAACAGGAACGCTGTCAAATTGTGTACTGA
- a CDS encoding DUF721 domain-containing protein — protein MKKYNSPENSRKADVLTLKEGITALLKAYRIQGKLNETLVVSSWERIMGKAVALKTQEVYISQGKLFVRLSSAPLKHELVMAKTRVLDLINAEVGEQVIKEVVFL, from the coding sequence TTGAAAAAATATAACTCGCCCGAAAATTCCCGTAAAGCTGATGTCCTCACCTTGAAAGAGGGTATCACCGCTTTGCTCAAGGCTTACCGTATTCAGGGTAAGCTCAACGAAACCCTGGTGGTTTCAAGTTGGGAGCGAATCATGGGCAAAGCAGTTGCCCTCAAAACTCAGGAGGTCTATATCAGCCAGGGTAAGCTATTCGTGCGTCTTAGCTCGGCCCCACTTAAGCACGAGCTGGTGATGGCCAAGACCCGGGTACTGGACCTTATCAATGCCGAGGTAGGCGAGCAGGTTATAAAAGAGGTAGTATTCCTCTAA
- the recF gene encoding DNA replication/repair protein RecF (All proteins in this family for which functions are known are DNA-binding proteins that assist the filamentation of RecA onto DNA for the initiation of recombination or recombinational repair.) — protein sequence MILETLHLLFFKNYDEATLQLSPHINCFIGDNGSGKTNLLDAIHYLALTKSAFTSLDAQSIKQGEEFFVVKGRFCTPPDDVRETIQCSLRAGQKKAVTHNKQAYERISDHIGRFPVVLISPYDTDLIRQGSEERRRYFDSLISQLNHEYLELLIQYNHLLRQRNALLKQAADRQGYDRDYLLVLDEQLAPVGTQLVQLRQQFLADFTPIFQRHYQQLADSQEEVTLDYKSQLPDADFLHLLRTFERKDLALQRTTVGPHKDDFVFLMDGVSVKNYGSQGQQKSYAIALKLAQFEIAATRKQHKPILLLDDIFDRLDEKRITRLLQLVADQTFGQVFLTDTHLERTDRALANLSEQISRFRVESGHVTPL from the coding sequence ATGATTCTTGAAACTCTACATCTGCTGTTCTTCAAAAACTACGATGAGGCGACGCTGCAGCTCTCGCCCCATATCAACTGTTTTATAGGAGATAACGGCAGTGGGAAGACCAACCTGCTCGATGCAATCCATTACTTGGCGCTTACCAAAAGCGCCTTTACCAGTTTGGATGCCCAGAGCATAAAACAGGGCGAGGAATTCTTCGTGGTAAAAGGCCGGTTTTGCACCCCGCCCGATGACGTGCGTGAAACCATTCAGTGCAGCCTGCGGGCCGGGCAGAAGAAAGCCGTGACCCACAACAAGCAGGCTTACGAGCGTATCTCCGACCATATCGGCCGCTTCCCCGTCGTGCTTATTTCACCTTATGATACTGACCTGATTCGGCAGGGCAGCGAAGAGCGCCGTCGCTACTTCGACAGCCTGATATCCCAGCTCAACCACGAGTACCTGGAGCTACTCATTCAGTACAATCACCTCCTGCGCCAGCGTAATGCCCTGCTTAAGCAAGCCGCCGACCGCCAGGGCTACGATCGGGACTACCTCTTGGTATTGGATGAGCAGCTGGCTCCGGTCGGCACCCAGCTGGTGCAGCTGCGCCAGCAGTTCCTGGCCGATTTCACCCCCATCTTCCAGCGCCATTACCAGCAGTTGGCCGACAGTCAAGAAGAAGTCACCCTAGACTATAAGAGTCAGCTACCCGACGCCGACTTCCTGCACCTGCTCCGTACTTTTGAGCGCAAGGACCTGGCTTTACAACGCACCACCGTGGGCCCGCACAAGGATGACTTCGTGTTTCTGATGGATGGGGTATCGGTGAAGAACTACGGCTCCCAGGGCCAGCAGAAATCGTACGCCATTGCGCTTAAGCTGGCGCAGTTTGAAATAGCCGCCACCCGCAAGCAGCACAAGCCCATTCTTCTCCTCGACGACATCTTCGACCGGCTCGACGAGAAGCGCATCACCCGCCTGCTGCAGCTCGTGGCCGACCAGACCTTTGGCCAGGTTTTCCTGACTGATACCCACCTGGAGCGCACCGACCGGGCCCTGGCCAACCTCTCGGAACAGATCAGTCGTTTCCGGGTGGAAAGTGGCCACGTGACGCCCCTTTAG
- the pdhA gene encoding pyruvate dehydrogenase (acetyl-transferring) E1 component subunit alpha — translation MAETKVKATPSASNSAKKSSSKKTTPKADSATETVKQPDPVLPPANDQQPEGNAPRATSPAEPQFSKETYLTWYEQMQLMRKFEEKAGQLYGQQKIKGFCHLYIGQEACVAGAVSALEKGDKWITAYRDHAHPLALGTSPNAIMAELYAKATGCSKGKGGSMHMFDKEVNFVGGHGIVGGQVPMGAGLAFAEKYNKTGKLCICYMGDGAVRQGALHEAFNMAMLWKLPVIFVVENNGYAMGTSVQRTSNVTELYHIGRGYDMPSEPVNGMNVEDIHEAVARAAERARAGEGPTFLEFKTYRYKGHSMSDPAKYRTKEELEDYRSRDAIESVRHTILTHNMATEEQLTAIDEKIKAQVLESVEFAENSPFPTADELYKDVYVQQDYPYIRD, via the coding sequence ATGGCGGAGACGAAAGTAAAGGCTACCCCAAGCGCTTCCAATTCGGCGAAAAAATCGTCGAGCAAGAAGACTACCCCTAAAGCGGACAGTGCCACCGAAACGGTGAAGCAGCCTGATCCGGTATTGCCCCCGGCTAATGACCAGCAGCCGGAAGGAAATGCTCCCCGTGCCACGTCGCCCGCCGAGCCCCAATTCTCTAAGGAGACTTACCTGACCTGGTACGAGCAGATGCAGCTCATGCGCAAGTTTGAGGAGAAGGCTGGTCAGCTCTACGGTCAACAGAAGATTAAGGGTTTCTGCCACCTCTATATTGGGCAAGAAGCCTGCGTAGCTGGTGCCGTATCGGCCCTGGAAAAAGGGGACAAGTGGATTACCGCTTACCGCGACCATGCTCACCCCCTGGCCCTGGGCACCTCGCCCAACGCCATCATGGCTGAGCTGTATGCCAAGGCTACCGGCTGCTCAAAAGGCAAAGGTGGCTCGATGCACATGTTCGATAAGGAAGTGAACTTCGTCGGTGGCCACGGCATCGTGGGCGGGCAGGTACCGATGGGTGCTGGCCTGGCTTTCGCCGAGAAGTATAACAAGACCGGTAAGCTCTGCATTTGCTACATGGGCGACGGTGCTGTGCGCCAGGGTGCCCTGCACGAGGCCTTCAACATGGCCATGCTGTGGAAGCTGCCCGTCATCTTCGTCGTGGAGAACAACGGCTACGCCATGGGTACTTCGGTGCAGCGCACCTCGAACGTGACCGAGCTCTACCACATCGGCCGCGGCTACGACATGCCGTCGGAGCCCGTGAATGGTATGAATGTGGAAGACATTCACGAAGCCGTAGCCCGTGCCGCTGAGCGTGCTCGTGCCGGCGAAGGCCCCACCTTCCTGGAGTTCAAAACCTACCGCTACAAAGGTCACTCGATGAGCGACCCGGCAAAATATCGGACCAAAGAGGAACTCGAAGACTACCGTTCGCGTGATGCTATTGAGTCGGTTCGTCACACCATCCTGACCCACAACATGGCGACGGAAGAGCAGCTGACGGCCATCGACGAGAAGATCAAAGCGCAGGTGCTGGAGTCGGTGGAGTTTGCGGAGAACTCGCCATTCCCCACTGCCGACGAGCTGTACAAAGACGTCTACGTGCAGCAGGACTACCCTTACATCCGCGACTAA